The proteins below come from a single Pradoshia eiseniae genomic window:
- the rpmG gene encoding 50S ribosomal protein L33 produces MRVNITLACTECGERNYISTKNKRNNPDRLELKKYCSREKRTTTHRETK; encoded by the coding sequence ATGCGTGTAAACATTACATTAGCTTGCACAGAGTGCGGTGAGCGTAATTATATCAGCACAAAAAATAAACGTAATAACCCTGATCGCCTTGAGCTAAAAAAATACTGCTCAAGAGAAAAGCGTACTACTACGCACCGCGAAACAAAATAA